One segment of Luteolibacter arcticus DNA contains the following:
- a CDS encoding sigma-70 family RNA polymerase sigma factor, with translation MIDHPCRPLASNVEFEELLIAHQRSLLFYIKSLVSNHHEAEDLLQRTNLILWQKRANFAAGSNFRAWCFTIARLEALNQLRQQRRDQRLFSERSNNEAVPEIFRSAEEEDIAPLLALRDCLERLPSRDKELLFVRYATDRPLKEYAENLSRSPGTLKARLFQLRESLRKSIEARLRESDLTAVGG, from the coding sequence ATGATCGATCACCCATGCCGGCCGCTGGCCTCGAACGTCGAGTTTGAAGAACTGCTGATCGCCCATCAACGATCGCTGCTGTTTTACATCAAGTCGCTGGTCAGCAACCACCACGAAGCGGAGGACCTGTTGCAAAGGACCAACCTGATCCTGTGGCAGAAGCGAGCCAACTTCGCCGCGGGCTCGAATTTCCGGGCCTGGTGTTTCACCATTGCACGGCTGGAAGCTCTCAACCAATTGAGGCAGCAACGCCGCGATCAACGGTTGTTCTCGGAACGGTCGAACAACGAGGCCGTCCCCGAGATCTTCCGATCCGCAGAAGAGGAAGACATCGCACCCCTGCTTGCGCTGAGGGATTGTCTCGAGAGACTTCCGTCGCGGGACAAGGAGCTGCTGTTCGTGCGCTACGCCACCGACCGCCCACTGAAGGAATATGCGGAGAACCTCAGTCGTAGCCCGGGCACGCTCAAGGCACGCCTCTTCCAGCTTCGCGAAAGCTTGAGAAAGAGCATCGAAGCGCGGCTGAGGGAATCCGATCTAACAGCGGTCGGAGGCTGA
- a CDS encoding DR2241 family protein, producing the protein MKLAERLSASIAGGIRHIGQVSIRPQDGGYLLCHIDDEGNNLALLEEFSGPAAARDVSTWAEDGHYRFTKGELSLKRGWLLRLSSAEELLQALDLFYPAAAGLWFAQQDGRLEIEHLRDKLNRQTGMYRFARNLSDAGAQHLVRDVCGPGNCCVKKILWQLDADTPLEDSEASRFDGVVGEIDRSRAIPLLCREACNHFVAEARKASKAEHDAKAAG; encoded by the coding sequence ATGAAGCTCGCTGAACGCCTCTCCGCCTCTATCGCCGGCGGCATCCGCCACATCGGCCAGGTTTCCATCCGTCCGCAGGATGGCGGCTATCTGCTGTGCCACATCGATGACGAAGGGAACAACCTCGCTCTGTTAGAAGAGTTCAGCGGCCCGGCCGCCGCACGCGATGTCTCGACGTGGGCAGAAGACGGCCACTATCGTTTCACCAAGGGTGAGCTATCGCTCAAGCGCGGCTGGCTGCTGCGCCTATCCTCGGCGGAAGAATTGCTGCAAGCACTCGACCTCTTCTATCCCGCCGCCGCCGGCCTGTGGTTTGCCCAACAGGACGGCCGATTGGAAATCGAACACCTCCGCGACAAGCTCAACCGCCAGACCGGCATGTATCGCTTCGCGCGAAACCTCAGCGATGCCGGTGCCCAGCATCTCGTTCGCGACGTGTGCGGCCCGGGCAACTGCTGCGTGAAAAAGATCCTCTGGCAGCTCGACGCGGACACACCGCTCGAAGATAGCGAGGCCAGCCGCTTCGATGGCGTGGTCGGTGAAATCGATCGCTCCCGGGCGATCCCGCTGCTGTGCCGAGAAGCGTGCAATCACTTCGTCGCCGAAGCGCGCAAGGCATCCAAAGCCGAGCATGATGCCAAGGCGGCCGGCTGA
- a CDS encoding CbiX/SirB N-terminal domain-containing protein, with product MPFTPKPHAALLIVGHGSTENPDSSTPYFEHAEEIRRQGVFGEVHCCFWKEEPSMREAEYLIDAEEVYVVPDFISEGYFTQDVIPRELHLEGPTTTRAGKTWHYTLPVGVHPSMTGLLLRRAKEVAPDADPAQTTLFIVGHGTGLNQNSTKAIKDQAALIKASGAGYAEVLDAYMEEQPFIAEWATLATTPNVVVVPFFIADGLHSYQDIPVLLGIEAEPGEAASQREVFRHNPHHVRGKTLYYSSAIGTERHLADVILDQVADFDAKYHEAR from the coding sequence ATGCCCTTCACGCCCAAGCCGCACGCCGCCCTGCTCATCGTCGGCCACGGCTCGACCGAGAATCCGGACTCCTCCACCCCCTACTTCGAACACGCCGAGGAAATCCGCCGGCAGGGTGTCTTCGGCGAGGTCCACTGCTGCTTTTGGAAGGAAGAGCCCTCGATGCGCGAGGCGGAATACCTCATCGATGCCGAGGAGGTCTACGTGGTGCCGGACTTCATCAGCGAGGGCTACTTCACCCAGGATGTCATCCCCCGTGAACTCCACCTCGAAGGACCGACCACGACGCGGGCCGGGAAAACCTGGCACTACACGCTGCCAGTGGGCGTGCACCCCTCCATGACCGGCCTGCTGCTGCGCCGCGCCAAGGAAGTCGCACCCGACGCCGACCCGGCGCAGACCACGCTCTTCATCGTGGGCCACGGCACCGGGCTGAACCAGAATTCGACCAAGGCGATCAAGGATCAGGCAGCCCTTATCAAGGCTTCCGGTGCCGGCTACGCCGAGGTCCTCGATGCCTACATGGAAGAGCAGCCTTTCATCGCGGAGTGGGCCACGCTCGCCACCACGCCGAATGTCGTCGTCGTGCCGTTCTTCATCGCGGATGGCCTTCACAGCTACCAGGACATCCCGGTGCTGTTAGGAATCGAGGCCGAGCCTGGTGAAGCGGCCAGCCAACGCGAGGTCTTCCGCCACAATCCCCACCACGTGCGTGGCAAGACACTCTACTACTCGTCCGCCATCGGGACCGAACGGCATCTGGCCGACGTGATCCTCGACCAGGTCGCCGACTTCGACGCGAAATACCATGAAGCTCGCTGA
- a CDS encoding lipoate--protein ligase family protein has protein sequence MFPQLQLWLDPVPRNGPENMAVDQWLAETCDVPVLRSYRWTQGWGSFGYFVKTADVPASGVSWVRRWTGGGIVDHRADWTYTLFIPSGFGLAEARGGESYRVIHAALVSALQATGTEAHLFGEMPLAIGGECFLQPVEHDVMDVTGRKIAGAGQRRTTRGLLHQGSVMAKACPEALAESLAEQVIEREFSPDAEWIAETAASRYASAAWHERC, from the coding sequence GTGTTTCCGCAGCTCCAGCTTTGGCTCGATCCCGTCCCGCGCAACGGTCCGGAAAACATGGCCGTGGACCAGTGGCTGGCCGAGACCTGTGACGTGCCGGTGCTCCGGAGCTACCGGTGGACGCAGGGTTGGGGGAGTTTCGGCTATTTCGTGAAAACCGCCGATGTCCCCGCGAGCGGCGTCAGCTGGGTCCGACGCTGGACCGGCGGCGGGATCGTCGATCATCGAGCGGACTGGACCTATACATTGTTCATCCCGAGCGGCTTCGGTCTCGCGGAGGCGAGGGGTGGGGAGAGCTACCGGGTCATCCATGCGGCATTGGTTTCGGCGCTACAAGCCACTGGCACGGAGGCCCACCTTTTCGGAGAAATGCCCCTGGCCATCGGCGGGGAGTGCTTTCTCCAGCCGGTGGAGCACGATGTGATGGATGTGACCGGACGGAAGATTGCCGGCGCTGGCCAGCGACGAACTACACGCGGCTTGCTGCACCAAGGGTCGGTGATGGCGAAGGCTTGTCCTGAGGCGTTGGCTGAGTCGCTGGCGGAGCAGGTGATCGAGCGCGAGTTTTCTCCAGATGCTGAGTGGATCGCTGAAACGGCAGCCAGTCGCTATGCCAGTGCCGCATGGCACGAGCGGTGTTAA
- a CDS encoding DNA translocase FtsK, whose protein sequence is MPEAPRWSNEVIGIILICAGLLAFLSVISYTPKDLPKWGILEAFAQDRGPGEPRHNFIGIIGALLGFAQVSLFGSAGYIVPVALIWFGVAKLVFDARLWPRTMIGFAVLTLSGAAFMHALKGNSEDFTGPGGVTGYLLGEFVFLRLIGKVGSLILLGGTYLVALILLTGQKPVGFIKGCSRMVGDLVARFRERREQAGFEASKEELRSVERDRERERRRKEREAAKANTPAASLEPEPEPNPQQELPLRETPAPQIIDASQRRLASSKPGDKPFDHKASGHLSLSTAGFEDYDRPGFDLLDPLPEEEAPEANRDELLATQRTIVDTLRAFGIEVTPGDITRGPTITRYEIYPSTGLRVSRISQLEADLARATRAERINILAPIPGKDTVGIELANSQKVSVPLRELLEDPEFSSAKKKIPLALGKDVYGKTVIGDLAAMPHLLVAGATGSGKSVCINSIIASMLFKFGPHELRFIMVDPKVVEMQMYNKLPHLVVPVVTDPKKVVAALKWVVNEMEKRYRVFAKTGVRNFDSFNSRVRPEKTETPAEEVAEETPPWNADEEVDMESIESIASALESGELGPEADEDELPIEEDKVPDRYPYIVVLIDELADLMQTAPADVEMCIARIAQKARAAGIHLIIATQTPRADVVTGIIKANIPCRIAFQVSSQLDSRVILDTKGADKLVGKGDMLYLPPGSAKLERSQGAFVSDEEVERLVNHCAAQAEPNFEVDIQRSIDSGGDDGDDEDDISPADEELIMKCIDVARQEQKCSTSLLQRRLRLGYTRAARMVDILEARGVVGPGDGAKPREVYLK, encoded by the coding sequence GTGCCCGAAGCCCCCCGATGGTCGAATGAGGTCATCGGGATCATCTTGATTTGCGCCGGGTTGCTCGCCTTCCTGTCGGTGATCTCGTACACGCCCAAGGACTTGCCGAAATGGGGCATCCTCGAGGCCTTCGCCCAGGATCGCGGTCCGGGCGAGCCGCGGCACAATTTCATCGGCATCATCGGCGCCCTGCTCGGCTTCGCGCAGGTCTCGCTGTTCGGCTCGGCCGGCTACATCGTCCCCGTCGCCCTGATCTGGTTCGGCGTGGCAAAGCTGGTTTTCGACGCCCGGCTGTGGCCGCGGACGATGATTGGCTTCGCGGTGCTCACCCTCAGCGGCGCGGCCTTCATGCACGCGCTGAAAGGCAATTCCGAGGATTTCACCGGCCCCGGTGGCGTCACCGGCTACCTGCTCGGCGAGTTCGTCTTCCTGCGGCTCATCGGCAAGGTCGGCTCGCTGATTCTGCTCGGCGGAACCTACCTCGTCGCGCTGATCCTGCTCACCGGCCAGAAGCCCGTCGGCTTCATCAAGGGCTGCTCGCGCATGGTCGGGGATCTCGTCGCCCGCTTCCGCGAACGCCGCGAACAGGCCGGCTTCGAAGCCAGCAAGGAGGAACTCCGCTCCGTCGAGCGCGATCGCGAACGCGAGCGCCGCCGCAAGGAGCGCGAAGCCGCGAAGGCCAATACTCCGGCTGCCTCACTCGAACCCGAGCCCGAGCCGAATCCCCAGCAAGAGCTTCCGCTCCGCGAAACGCCCGCGCCACAGATCATTGATGCCTCCCAGCGTCGCCTCGCCTCATCGAAGCCCGGCGACAAACCCTTCGACCACAAGGCCTCCGGTCACCTCTCCCTCTCCACCGCCGGCTTCGAAGACTACGACCGGCCCGGCTTCGACCTGCTCGATCCCCTTCCGGAAGAAGAAGCGCCCGAGGCAAACCGCGACGAACTGCTGGCGACCCAGCGCACGATCGTGGACACGCTGCGGGCGTTCGGCATCGAGGTCACGCCCGGCGACATCACTCGCGGGCCCACCATCACCCGCTACGAAATCTACCCGTCCACCGGCCTGCGCGTTTCCCGCATCTCGCAGCTCGAGGCCGACCTCGCCCGCGCCACCCGCGCCGAGCGCATCAACATCCTTGCCCCGATTCCCGGCAAGGACACCGTCGGCATCGAGCTCGCCAATTCGCAGAAGGTTTCCGTCCCCTTGCGCGAACTCCTGGAAGATCCGGAATTCAGCTCGGCGAAGAAGAAGATCCCGCTCGCCCTCGGCAAGGACGTCTATGGCAAGACGGTCATCGGCGACCTCGCCGCGATGCCCCACCTGCTGGTCGCCGGTGCCACCGGCTCTGGCAAGTCAGTCTGCATCAACTCGATCATCGCCTCGATGCTTTTCAAGTTCGGCCCCCATGAGCTGCGCTTCATCATGGTGGACCCGAAGGTCGTCGAGATGCAGATGTACAACAAGCTGCCGCACCTCGTCGTCCCCGTCGTCACCGATCCGAAGAAAGTCGTCGCCGCCCTCAAGTGGGTCGTAAATGAAATGGAGAAGCGCTACCGAGTCTTCGCGAAGACCGGCGTGCGGAACTTCGATTCCTTCAACAGCCGCGTCCGCCCCGAGAAGACCGAAACCCCGGCCGAGGAAGTCGCGGAAGAGACCCCGCCATGGAACGCCGACGAGGAAGTGGACATGGAATCCATCGAGTCCATCGCCTCGGCCCTCGAATCCGGCGAGCTCGGTCCCGAAGCGGACGAAGACGAACTCCCCATCGAGGAGGACAAGGTTCCCGACCGCTACCCCTACATCGTCGTGCTCATCGACGAGTTGGCCGACCTCATGCAGACCGCGCCGGCCGATGTCGAAATGTGCATCGCCCGCATCGCACAGAAGGCCCGCGCCGCCGGCATCCACCTCATCATTGCGACACAGACCCCGCGCGCCGATGTCGTCACCGGCATCATCAAGGCGAACATCCCCTGCCGCATCGCCTTCCAGGTTTCCTCCCAGCTCGACTCCCGCGTCATCCTCGACACCAAGGGCGCCGACAAGCTCGTCGGCAAGGGCGACATGCTCTACCTCCCCCCCGGCTCCGCGAAGCTCGAGCGCTCCCAAGGCGCCTTCGTCTCCGACGAGGAAGTCGAGCGTCTCGTCAATCACTGCGCCGCCCAAGCCGAGCCGAACTTCGAAGTCGATATCCAGCGCTCCATCGACAGCGGTGGCGACGATGGCGACGACGAAGACGACATTTCCCCGGCCGATGAAGAACTCATCATGAAGTGCATCGACGTCGCACGTCAGGAGCAGAAGTGCAGCACCTCGCTCCTCCAGCGCCGCCTGCGCCTTGGCTACACCCGCGCCGCCCGCATGGTGGACATCCTCGAAGCCCGCGGCGTCGTCGGTCCCGGCGATGGAGCGAAGCCACGCGAGGTGTATCTCAAGTAA
- a CDS encoding type I phosphomannose isomerase catalytic subunit, which produces MEPIVFEPLYMQRVWGGRELETQYGRILPDDAPYGESWEIVDRDKEQSVVRGGPYAGKSLHELWTGHRDEVFGGGLPDSDRFPLLIKVLDARDDLSIQVHPPAHLAAELGGEPKTEMWYIAGADAGAKLYVGLKNGATRGAFEQAIEDGTVAECVHAIEAKAGESIFIPSGRLHAIGAGFLIHEIQQNSDTTYRVFDWNRLGLDSKPRQLHVAESLASIDFEDFEPGMDEPDGTVIAECDYFRVEKLVLGAGESAGNRDAGRFSIFSVAEGEVTCGASRFSKGDFFLLPQGRGEIVAETEAVLLRTTLPS; this is translated from the coding sequence GTGGAACCGATCGTTTTCGAGCCCCTTTACATGCAGCGCGTCTGGGGAGGACGCGAACTGGAGACGCAGTATGGCCGGATCCTGCCGGACGATGCGCCCTACGGCGAGTCGTGGGAAATCGTGGACCGGGATAAGGAGCAATCGGTGGTGCGCGGCGGCCCCTACGCCGGGAAATCCCTGCACGAGCTGTGGACGGGGCACCGCGACGAGGTCTTTGGCGGGGGGTTGCCGGACAGCGACCGCTTCCCGCTGCTGATCAAGGTGCTCGATGCCCGGGACGATCTCTCGATCCAAGTCCACCCGCCGGCTCATCTGGCCGCGGAGCTGGGAGGCGAGCCAAAGACCGAGATGTGGTACATCGCCGGGGCGGATGCGGGGGCGAAGCTCTATGTGGGCCTGAAAAATGGGGCGACCCGCGGGGCCTTCGAGCAGGCGATCGAGGACGGGACGGTGGCCGAATGCGTCCATGCGATCGAGGCGAAGGCAGGGGAGTCGATCTTCATCCCCTCCGGGCGGCTCCACGCGATCGGCGCGGGTTTCCTGATCCACGAGATCCAGCAGAACAGCGACACGACCTATCGGGTGTTCGACTGGAACCGCCTCGGCCTCGATAGCAAACCGCGGCAACTCCACGTGGCGGAGTCGCTGGCGAGCATCGACTTCGAGGACTTCGAGCCGGGGATGGATGAGCCGGATGGAACCGTCATCGCCGAGTGCGATTACTTCCGGGTGGAGAAGCTGGTGCTGGGAGCGGGTGAAAGCGCGGGCAACCGGGATGCCGGGCGGTTTTCGATCTTCTCGGTCGCGGAGGGAGAGGTGACCTGTGGCGCCAGCCGATTTTCGAAGGGCGACTTCTTCCTGCTGCCGCAGGGCAGGGGGGAGATCGTGGCGGAGACGGAGGCGGTGTTGTTGCGGACGACGCTGCCGAGCTGA